The Patescibacteria group bacterium genomic sequence TTATTCAATTTTTTATTTTTACGATAGTGCTCCTAACCATCAACGCTCGAAGCCATACGGCTTGGAGAATGGTGGCTCTAAAAATAGTGCTTCGAAGTATTACGGTTGGATATTCTCTACTCTAACCATTATTAAATGCGAGCATTTTTATCGCCTAGACATACTTGATGGTTCATGTTCCAGAACAAATCTTTTGCGTCTTCAAGATCATTTGAATCTTTAGAATGAGTTAGTAAAGACACGATTTCGGTTTTAAATGCTTTTTTTGAATTTTCCGATGCCTCTTTTGTAGTATGCCCTTTAATTAATGAGATTGCTACTTTATTGGATGGATCCAAAAATCTTTCCGCGCGTTTATCTTTTAATGGATGATTGAGAAAATTGCGATCTATGTTTAGAATAAAGGAATCTTTATAGCCGATAAACGAAGCTTTGTTGTGAGCGCAAACTTTTTTTCCTAATACTTTTGCGGAGGAGCAAGAAACAGCATAGGTAATCCGATTTTGAAGCAGGACCTCATTTTCCCCTACTTCTACCAAAACTTCATTATCATGACCACAGATGGAAAAGTTGTCGCCGTGTCCGTTTAATAATACTAAAGAAGGATCAGTTTTTTTGATCCTTCCGGTGAAATCTTTTTGGTTAGCCTTTTTTTAATATAAATCAATGACATCAATCCCTTTCTTTTTGGCGTTTTCAATAACTTTCGTATTCCAGTGGGATAAATGCCTGGTCAAGGGATCATGTTCTGGGCGCGTGATGAGAATTTTAGCCATTTATTATTGTTGATTAGAAAGTTCATGAACAATGCCTTTTTTGAGGGCTTTAAGCCATTCCATTTCTACTTTTTCAATGGTTTTGCCAATGTTATCTCCTTTTTGGACGTGCGCGATTAACTGATCTCGACTGTAATAACCAGCATTTCCGATACATTTAATTGTATCTGGGGAAATAGTTTTTAGACGGGCAACCACAAGTTTCCTGATTTCCTCATCAGTGGAAATACTATTATTGGTCTTTTTTTGACTTTTTTTATTCATGTTAAATTAATTCAAGTTTTTCTAATTTAGCTAAAATTGTTTTACCGGCTGGAGTATCATTATCAATTTCGAAAAAAGCGACATCCCAAGTAATGGGTCTGTTATCGAGGGTTAAAATAATCTCGTTTCGGAGATTGAGGGGTAGATTGGCATAAACTTTGAGAAATTTTTCTTTGGAAGTTAAGGGCATGATTTTTGGGTAATATATTTTGGTAGCATGGCTTGAGTTTAATATAGCATTTTTGGAATAAATTGCCAAACAAATATATCTGATGTTATTTCGTGTTGGGGTAGGGGAAACAAATTATTTATAAAATGATTGTAATTTTTTATCTATTCTGCCGAGTATTTCCAAGTGTAAGTTAGTCATAAAGTCATTCCATAACATGTATGGGTGTTTGAATTCTTTTATTGTAGCAACTATTTCCTCTGGTTCTTTTTTTACAAATTTTCGATATCTCTCAACTGTTATTTCTGTAGGAGTCATTAAGTCTATAATGTCTGGTGTCATCTTATCAATTGCTTTTGCAAAACGAGCGGTTTCCGACCGCCTTTCTTCCATTTCAATATAGACTGAATGGAATGATTCTGGCAAAAGAGTTAAAGCTTGTTTCTTCTCGTTGCTCGCCTTTCTTCCATTTTTTGTAAAGGTCATTTCGTCACCTGTAATTAATTCACCGATATCGTGTATAGCCAGCATTATCAAGGCTCTACCTAAATCAACATTTGGATCATCTATTTTTGAGTAAATCGTTGTAGCCACAATCGGTAAACTTCCTGAATGTTCAATTAATGGTTCTCGAACAAGTAGATCATCATATTTATAAACATAGTCCTTAATGAGTTTCTTAACTTTTTTTAAGTGAAAAGGTTGAGTGCTGGCTCTATGTTCTTCCGAATATCTTTCATACAAAAAGATAATTTTATCCAATGTTTCCTTGTATATGTCATTCATAGATTTAAAATAGGCTTAGTGAGGAAATTTGTAAAGCAGTGAGAAATGTGAGGAGTCGGCGAAGATCATATCAACTGAATTTTCGGGAATCTCTTTGATTAATTCTAGAAAATCGGCGTGATAGAGAGTAAAATTGTTGGGGTTAAAATATGGTTTTTAACCATCTCAATTAAGTGCGATAATCAGAATTAAATTTGAAAACTAAAATTTTTTAAAAATTCTTGCCAATGATTGGAGTTAACAATAAAAGTGGTAGAACGCTCTACCTCGAGTTTCAAGGGTCCCCTTTTTATTAGTGTATTTCCAGAGGTCGGTGATATATCATAAATAAAGTCTTTATAGGATTTCAGATAGTCTGGCAATGGAAATTCATAAGTGATCCATTTTTTTGGTCCGTCAAATTTAATATTTGACGGATTAATTTTTCCATCATTATCAGAAACTTTAATAGGATTATATTTTGTTACAAATAAGTCCGCAGTAGTTACTACGACGGGAACAAAAAGTATTTGCTCCGATATTTCTGAAATTAATTTTCCATTTTTTATTTCTAGAAATTCAATTCCTTCTATTTTAGGTGGGTAATATTCTTCTTGATTGAAGAAAGCGCTCATAGCATGGTTCGCCTGTAATAATGGAGTGTAGACTGTTTTAGTCTTATTTTTATTAATATCTTTTAGATCATCCCTAAATTCCACACATTGTAAACAATAATTGAGATCCGCCGCTGAGGAATACCCCAATCCTGGGAAACTACCTACTCTTTGGATGTTTGGCTCTAGTTTTAAAAATTCGTTGGTTTTTTTGATTATTTTTAAAAAAAACGACGGTGAAACGGAACAGTTATCTTGAGGTGCACTAAATAACCAAATTTTGTTTTCAGGATCGGCTCTCTTACACTCAATAAAAAATAAAACAAGCCCGCCGAAGTCAAAAACTGTTTTTTTGATTTTTTCTCTTAACGCTATAATATCTATTGCTGATGATTGACCCAGTTGAGGACCTTTAGTAGTAGGATAAGTAAAAGGAAATTCCAAGGTGGCTTGGAAATTAGTAAGTTCTTTTATTAATTCCAGGGTCTTATACTGGAATGGAACGCCTGTTTGATTATATAAGTCTGTAAATTTTTCCTGTTTTATTTCCATGAGTTTTTATTTCAGTATGTAATTCGTTTTTTGTATAGATTTTTAATTTAAAAGTGATAATAGGAATGTAATTGAGCTTACTTTATAAGCATCTTTAATAAGTAAAGACTTAAAGCTTTTTAAATGTTCTGAGCCACATATAAAAATAATACTTTGAGCGGGATTATTCTTAAATTTATTTAGCCAATAACTTTCCCTAATGGGCCAAAATTTTTTTATATAGTCCATTCTTTTCTCATACTCTTCTGTACCCATAATTGCTGATTTGTTGCCAAATTTCTCTCGCAATTCTTTTTGCGTGGGGTAGCCTATTTCTTTTCTCACTTGTTCGTCCGGATCACAAAATATACATTGGAGATTTAACTCTTTAGCTATCCTTTGAGGAATAGTGCTTGCAATATTATTTGCAGCTAATACCTCCTCTGAGAATCCCTCACAAATTAGGTCTGCAGAATATTTCTTTATTATTTTGACTAACAAGCATTTAAGGGAATTATTCCTATCTAAACATTGTCTTTTATGATCTATACCTATCAAATTTATTTGTTTATGATTTTTCATTTTGCGCGGTAATAAAACCTACTTCGTATTCGAACTTACCTTCGAACCAATATCTTGGCTAATCTAAGCTCATTTTTGGGAAAATCGTCCGGACTGGGGTATCGAGGTCTTCGAATTAATATTTTGGCTAAAGAATCGCATTTTCAGGAAATTCGTATGGACTAGCTGGGGAGGCAGGATTCGAACCTGCGAATGGCGGCTCCAAAGGCCGCTGCCTTACCACTTGGCTACTCCCCAAAAGACGAATTACGAAGTACGAATTATAGTTTTAGTAGTTTTAATGAGGCCATTGATCATTTTACTAAGTTCAATGGTTTGGGTAGCTACAGGGTCAAAATCTTTATTGCTCAAATAGTTTATATCTCTGGCAATTAACAACTGATTTTGAACCTCGGTTAAGGATCCTAAAGCGCGGCAATAAAACTGCATCTTCTCTTTATAAGAAGGTCTACTAAATCCTTCAGCAATATTAGAAGTGAAAGAAACGGCTGCTCTCCTTAATTGGCTAGTTAAACCAAAGATTTCTTCTCTGGGAAATTTTTGGGTGACTTTGTAGATCATCAAGACTAATTTGTGTCCTTCTTTCCAAACTCGCAAATCGGTAAAAGATTTAATTTTATTTTGATCCATGAAAATTGTTTATCCGTGATTCGTAATTCGGAATTCGTGATTCGCTATTTCACAATCTCCCCTCCCAAAACCTCCAGTGCTTCTTTAGTTAAATTGTTATTCTGTTGCAATTCTACCTTTTCACATTGAATCTGCCATTTGCCACCTAAGATTTGGTCTAAAACCCCTTCCACTGTTTTTTTATTGCGGGCTTGAGAAACCATATCCTTATGGAAATCCCGCGGGAAACCCAAAACTAAAGAGCCATCGCGAAAAGCGACTGGCTGGCAGAGTTTCAAGAAAGCGCACAAAGAATAATTTAAAGGCTCCACCGCCTTTAACACCTCATTCCATTTACCTACCACCTGTTCTAAATTCATTGTCGGCTTTTGATATTCGGGTAAGGAAGGAAATGATGTTTTTTCTTCTTTTTCTTCCAGTTTCGGGCTTTGGATTTTTTCCCGCGCTTCCGCTACCTTACCCATTGCTTCACTATATTCTATAATGGCTAACTCCAAAGACAATTGAGGAATTAAAGCCGCATCCAAACTATTCTTCGCGGCCATAAAAAGCCTCACTAAATAGGCTAAACTTTTCAGAGAGAAATTTTGGGCGCGAGCAACTAATTCTTCTTTTTGGGCAGAAGAAAAAGAAAGCCCGGCGTGATCCAGCAAAGCGGGCTGAACCTTAGCCAACATCATTCTGCGGAGATAATCAACAAGCTCGTCCGTAAAATTAAATAAGTCTTGACCATTGGCGACAGTCTCATTTACTTTGCGAATAGCTTGCGCACTGTCGCAAGAAGCCAGCATATTCACGAAATCTGATATTAAAGACCAATCGACCGTGCCTAAAAAATCAGCCACTTTGCGGAGCTTGAGCTCTTTTTTGGGCCAAGAGAGAATCTGACCTAAAACACCTTCGGCATCCCGCTCCCCGCCGTCCGCTTTGATGGCGATCAATCTCAAAATCTCGGGGTTTAAAACGCGCTTCTCCTCCCTTAAAATCCGCGTTAAGCGGTGTTCAATTTCAGCGACGGTCAATTTTTTAAAATCAAATCTCTGACAGCGCGAGAGAATCGTCTCGGGCACTTCGTGCACCTCTGTCGTCGCTAAAATGAAAAGAGTATGCGGAGGCGGCTCTTCCAAGGTTTTCAAAAGAGCGTTAAAGGCTTCCCGCGTCAACATATGCGCTTCATCAATAATATAAACTTTAAAACTATCTCTTTGGG encodes the following:
- a CDS encoding HD domain-containing protein, encoding MNDIYKETLDKIIFLYERYSEEHRASTQPFHLKKVKKLIKDYVYKYDDLLVREPLIEHSGSLPIVATTIYSKIDDPNVDLGRALIMLAIHDIGELITGDEMTFTKNGRKASNEKKQALTLLPESFHSVYIEMEERRSETARFAKAIDKMTPDIIDLMTPTEITVERYRKFVKKEPEEIVATIKEFKHPYMLWNDFMTNLHLEILGRIDKKLQSFYK
- a CDS encoding four helix bundle protein, giving the protein MDQNKIKSFTDLRVWKEGHKLVLMIYKVTQKFPREEIFGLTSQLRRAAVSFTSNIAEGFSRPSYKEKMQFYCRALGSLTEVQNQLLIARDINYLSNKDFDPVATQTIELSKMINGLIKTTKTIIRTS
- the dnaX gene encoding DNA polymerase III subunit gamma/tau, translated to MTLYRKYRPQKFSEMEGQTAIIQTLKNELSLGKIAHAYIFAGPRGIGKTTVARILAKAINCQNKKSARERRLGKVEPCNRCASCQEITSGRSLDLVEIDAASNRGINEIRALRENVRFAPQRDSFKVYIIDEAHMLTREAFNALLKTLEEPPPHTLFILATTEVHEVPETILSRCQRFDFKKLTVAEIEHRLTRILREEKRVLNPEILRLIAIKADGGERDAEGVLGQILSWPKKELKLRKVADFLGTVDWSLISDFVNMLASCDSAQAIRKVNETVANGQDLFNFTDELVDYLRRMMLAKVQPALLDHAGLSFSSAQKEELVARAQNFSLKSLAYLVRLFMAAKNSLDAALIPQLSLELAIIEYSEAMGKVAEAREKIQSPKLEEKEEKTSFPSLPEYQKPTMNLEQVVGKWNEVLKAVEPLNYSLCAFLKLCQPVAFRDGSLVLGFPRDFHKDMVSQARNKKTVEGVLDQILGGKWQIQCEKVELQQNNNLTKEALEVLGGEIVK